In Microbispora sp. ZYX-F-249, the genomic window CGCTGGTGGCCAGCGGGAGGATGCCACCGGTGCCGAAGGCCAGGCCGGCGATGAGGTAGAGGGGAATGGGGGAGATGCCGACGCGCAGCGCCAGTGCACCGAGGATGCCGAGTCCGAGGACGACGGCGCCGAATTCCAGAAAAAGTATCGCGGTATTGTGCACGCGCTGCCCTCAGCCGCTGGCGAAGATGTCGGCGACGGCGGCGGTGCTGTCCTCACTGCCCACCACGACCACGACGTCGTCCGTGGCGAGGACGAAGTCGGGGGCGGGGCTGGCGAAGACGCGTCCGGCGCGGACCACGGCCACGATGGAGGCGCCGGTGCGGGTGCGCACCTGGGCCTCGCCCATGGGGCGGCCGGCGTAGGGGGTGCCCGGCGAGATCGGCAGCTGGACGCTGACCAGCCCCTCGACCTCGCGGTGCAGTGCGTTGAGACGCTGGACGATGCGGGGGGCGCCGAGCAGTTCGACGAGCGCGTCGGCCTCCTCGTCGTTGAGTTTCACCGTCTCACAGGCCCTGTCGGGATCGTCGGGGTCGTAGATCACCAGGTCGCGTCGCCCCGTGCGGTGGGAGACGACTCCTATTCGCCGTCCCGAGCGGGTGGTGAACTCGTGCCGCAACCCGATCCCCGGCAACACCGTCTGCTCGACATCCACGGCGCTGCTCCTCCGTTCAAATAGGTCAATGTCTG contains:
- a CDS encoding cation:proton antiporter regulatory subunit; its protein translation is MDVEQTVLPGIGLRHEFTTRSGRRIGVVSHRTGRRDLVIYDPDDPDRACETVKLNDEEADALVELLGAPRIVQRLNALHREVEGLVSVQLPISPGTPYAGRPMGEAQVRTRTGASIVAVVRAGRVFASPAPDFVLATDDVVVVVGSEDSTAAVADIFASG